A stretch of the Planktothricoides raciborskii GIHE-MW2 genome encodes the following:
- a CDS encoding reverse transcriptase N-terminal domain-containing protein, with protein MSQLKATNGPKKPLEDWSQINWQKVNKLVRNLRQRIFLARKLGNFRKLRSLQKLMLRSHANLLLSVRKITQTNKGKATAGIDKEIVNTPEQRVKLVNNWNGGTQSPTKRVMIPKPNGKLRPLGIPTVRDRIEQAIVMNALEPEWEPVFEPNSYGFRPGRSCQDAIGLLCDFKKAETLGF; from the coding sequence ATGTCGCAGCTAAAAGCAACAAACGGACCAAAGAAGCCACTGGAAGATTGGAGCCAAATTAACTGGCAAAAAGTCAACAAGCTGGTTAGGAACTTACGTCAAAGAATCTTTCTCGCGAGAAAACTTGGTAACTTTCGCAAACTAAGAAGTTTGCAAAAGTTGATGTTAAGAAGCCACGCCAACTTACTATTGTCAGTGAGGAAAATCACCCAAACCAATAAAGGAAAAGCAACGGCAGGAATTGACAAGGAAATAGTCAATACCCCAGAGCAAAGGGTGAAGCTGGTAAACAACTGGAATGGCGGAACTCAAAGCCCAACCAAACGGGTAATGATACCAAAGCCAAACGGAAAGTTACGACCGCTAGGAATCCCAACCGTGCGTGACAGAATCGAACAGGCAATAGTAATGAATGCATTAGAACCCGAATGGGAACCCGTGTTTGAGCCAAACTCCTACGGATTCAGACCCGGAAGAAGCTGTCAAGATGCCATTGGACTTTTATGCGACTTCAAAAAGGCAGAGACACTTGGGTTCTAG
- a CDS encoding transposase family protein: MSQLRDYIDKHPESAKRLVGLDYSQLIELISHAERLQNQQKEAAENNKIRIIKAGGGRPPKLSLSDQILLTLVYLDNLPTFQMLGVQFGVSESAANYIFHYWLGILRELLPASLVDKLKKMSHHGHGYQKYCLSSS; the protein is encoded by the coding sequence ATGAGCCAACTGAGAGATTATATCGACAAGCATCCAGAATCAGCCAAAAGGCTGGTCGGACTAGATTACTCACAGCTAATAGAGTTAATTAGTCATGCAGAAAGATTACAGAATCAGCAAAAAGAAGCGGCAGAAAATAATAAGATTAGAATTATCAAAGCAGGCGGGGGACGACCGCCTAAGTTAAGTTTGAGTGACCAAATTCTCCTGACTTTGGTTTATTTGGATAATTTGCCAACCTTTCAAATGTTAGGAGTTCAATTTGGCGTCAGTGAATCAGCCGCCAATTACATCTTTCATTACTGGTTGGGTATTTTAAGAGAGTTGCTGCCAGCTTCTCTGGTAGATAAACTAAAAAAAATGAGTCATCATGGGCATGGATATCAGAAATATTGTCTGAGTTCGAGTTAA
- the ltrA gene encoding group II intron reverse transcriptase/maturase gives MSQPNATNGLKKPLEDWSQINWRKVNKLVRNLRQRIFLARKLGNFRKLRSLQKLMLRSHANLLLSVRRITQTNKGKATAGIDKEIVNTPEQRVKLVNNWRGGTQSPTKRVMIPKPNGKLRPLGIPTLRDRIEQAIVMNALEPEWEPVFEPNSYGFRPGRSCQDAIEQSFIRLCKGRDTWVLEADIKGFFDNIAHESILKQLGNFPKRDLIQRWLKAGYVLKGEFNPTKTGTPQGGVISPLLANIGLHGLEQLVKTTNSKLGIVRYADDFIVTARDKGSLEKAQTRIQQWLSERGLELSTEKTVITSIEDGFDFLGFNHRHYNGKLLVKPSKKKVLAFCKRIGEEIKAMNGCEQEVVIKKLNPILRGFANYYKGVVSKVTFSYISSRVWYYLWSWAKRRHPNKNTKWIRKRYFKTIKGNKWTFACTGTDKRRGKEVEIILYPIAYTPIERHVKVKGEASPDDPSLKEYWEKRHQKYGKSYWEKNSRNYKIAQNQNWKCPICGEPLFNREEIETHHIVPVAEGGKNDIENLVHLHQACHKQVHSKSKSNRLK, from the coding sequence ATGTCGCAACCAAATGCAACAAACGGACTAAAGAAACCACTGGAAGACTGGAGCCAAATTAACTGGCGAAAAGTCAACAAGCTGGTTAGGAATTTACGTCAAAGAATCTTTCTCGCGAGAAAACTTGGTAACTTTCGTAAACTGAGAAGTCTACAAAAGTTAATGTTAAGAAGCCACGCAAACTTACTATTGTCAGTGAGGAGAATCACCCAAACCAATAAAGGAAAAGCAACGGCAGGAATTGACAAGGAAATAGTCAATACCCCAGAGCAAAGGGTGAAGCTGGTAAACAACTGGAGAGGCGGAACTCAAAGCCCAACCAAACGGGTAATGATACCAAAGCCAAACGGAAAGTTACGACCGCTAGGAATCCCAACCTTGCGCGACAGAATCGAACAGGCAATAGTAATGAACGCACTAGAACCCGAATGGGAACCCGTGTTTGAGCCAAATTCCTACGGATTCAGACCCGGAAGAAGCTGTCAAGATGCCATTGAACAAAGTTTTATCAGACTTTGTAAAGGCAGAGACACTTGGGTTTTAGAAGCTGACATCAAAGGATTTTTCGATAACATTGCCCATGAATCCATCTTGAAACAATTAGGAAACTTCCCTAAAAGGGATTTAATCCAAAGATGGTTAAAAGCTGGCTATGTTCTCAAAGGGGAATTCAACCCCACAAAGACGGGAACACCGCAAGGAGGGGTAATCTCACCCCTACTAGCCAACATTGGACTGCATGGTTTGGAACAACTCGTTAAAACCACCAATTCAAAATTAGGCATTGTGCGGTATGCAGACGACTTTATAGTTACTGCCAGAGACAAGGGAAGTCTTGAAAAAGCCCAGACCAGAATCCAGCAATGGTTATCAGAAAGAGGACTTGAATTAAGCACGGAGAAAACGGTTATTACATCAATAGAAGACGGCTTTGACTTTCTCGGTTTCAACCACCGCCACTATAACGGCAAACTGCTTGTCAAACCATCCAAAAAGAAGGTTCTAGCCTTCTGTAAAAGGATAGGCGAAGAAATAAAGGCAATGAATGGTTGTGAACAGGAAGTAGTCATTAAAAAGCTAAATCCGATTCTCCGAGGTTTTGCTAACTACTACAAAGGGGTAGTGAGCAAAGTAACCTTCAGCTACATCTCATCAAGAGTGTGGTACTACCTTTGGAGTTGGGCGAAGCGTCGGCATCCCAACAAAAACACAAAATGGATTCGGAAACGTTACTTTAAGACCATAAAAGGCAATAAGTGGACGTTTGCCTGTACAGGTACAGACAAACGACGAGGAAAAGAGGTAGAAATAATTCTCTACCCAATAGCTTACACCCCAATCGAGCGCCATGTAAAGGTCAAAGGGGAAGCGTCACCGGACGATCCGAGCCTCAAGGAATACTGGGAAAAACGTCACCAGAAATATGGTAAGAGCTACTGGGAGAAAAACTCCCGGAATTATAAAATCGCTCAAAACCAAAACTGGAAATGCCCTATCTGTGGCGAACCTTTATTCAACCGGGAGGAAATCGAAACCCACCATATAGTACCTGTTGCAGAAGGGGGAAAAAACGACATTGAAAACCTTGTGCATTTACACCAAGCGTGTCATAAGCAGGTACACAGCAAATCCAAGTCCAATCGCTTGAAATAA
- a CDS encoding reverse transcriptase domain-containing protein, with protein sequence MRLQKGRDTWVLEADIKGFFDNIAHESILKQLGNLPKRDLIQRWLKAGYVLKGDINPTKTGTPQGGVISPLLANIGLHGLEQFIKTTNPKLGIVRYADDFIVTAKDKGSLEKAQTRIQQWLSERGLELSTEKTVITSIEKGFDFLGFNHRHYNGKLLIKPSKKKVLAFCKRIGEEIKAMNGCEQEVVIKKLNPILRGFANYYKGVVSKVTFSYISSRVWYYLWSWAKRRHPNKNTKWIRKRYFKTIKGNKWTFACTGTDKRRGKEVEIILYPITYTPIERHVKVKGEASPDDPSLKEYWKKRHQKYGKSYWEKNSRNYKIAQNQNWKCPICGEPLFNREEIETHHIVPVAEGGKNDIENLVHLHQACHKQVHSKSKSNRLK encoded by the coding sequence ATGCGACTTCAAAAAGGCAGAGACACTTGGGTTCTAGAAGCTGACATCAAAGGATTTTTCGATAATATTGCCCATGAATCCATCTTGAAACAATTAGGAAACCTACCTAAACGGGATTTAATCCAAAGATGGTTAAAAGCTGGCTATGTTCTCAAAGGGGATATCAACCCCACAAAGACGGGAACACCGCAAGGTGGGGTAATCTCACCCCTACTGGCCAACATTGGACTGCATGGTTTGGAACAATTCATTAAAACCACCAACCCAAAACTAGGCATCGTGCGGTATGCAGACGACTTTATAGTCACTGCTAAAGACAAAGGAAGTCTTGAAAAAGCCCAGACCAGAATCCAGCAATGGTTATCAGAAAGAGGACTTGAATTAAGCACGGAGAAAACGGTTATTACATCAATAGAAAAGGGCTTTGACTTTCTCGGTTTCAACCACCGCCACTATAACGGCAAACTGCTTATCAAGCCATCCAAAAAGAAGGTTTTAGCCTTCTGTAAAAGGATAGGCGAAGAAATAAAGGCAATGAATGGTTGTGAACAGGAAGTAGTCATTAAAAAGCTAAATCCGATTCTCCGAGGTTTTGCTAACTACTACAAAGGGGTAGTGAGCAAAGTAACCTTCAGCTACATCTCATCAAGAGTGTGGTACTACCTTTGGAGTTGGGCGAAGCGTCGGCATCCCAACAAAAACACAAAATGGATTCGGAAACGTTACTTTAAGACCATAAAAGGCAATAAGTGGACGTTCGCCTGTACAGGTACAGACAAACGGCGAGGGAAAGAGGTTGAAATAATTCTCTACCCAATAACTTACACTCCAATCGAGCGCCATGTAAAGGTCAAAGGGGAAGCGTCACCGGACGATCCGAGCCTCAAGGAATACTGGAAAAAACGTCACCAGAAATATGGTAAGAGCTACTGGGAGAAAAATTCCCGGAATTATAAAATCGCTCAAAACCAAAACTGGAAATGCCCTATCTGTGGCGAACCTTTATTCAACCGGGAGGAAATCGAAACCCACCATATAGTACCTGTTGCAGAAGGGGGAAAAAACGACATTGAAAACCTTGTGCATCTACACCAAGCGTGTCATAAGCAGGTACACAGCAAATCCAAGTCCAATCGCTTGAAATAA
- a CDS encoding transposase, whose translation MWKKWLAAYRWIYNWTIAYLRNKPNLSAFSLQALAREENRPDWVKELPGHQLQEAVADAVDAHKQAKANIGNASFKSCRAFDQVIKFKVGNFKNGTWYCQATKGLEFKSAEKIPQQCRYGTQLLYQKGLWFGVFPEYREPTETSQTGVIALDPGVRSFLTGYDGSTILEIGKNDIGRINRLCTHLDNLMSKIARSDHKRQRYQMRKAATRIRGKIQNLIKDLHNKSASFLVKNYKLIFLPTFETSLTHRNGISHVVGTEQNHGLLY comes from the coding sequence TTGTGGAAAAAATGGTTAGCTGCTTATCGCTGGATTTATAACTGGACGATTGCTTACCTGAGAAATAAACCCAACTTATCAGCGTTCTCATTACAAGCTTTAGCTCGCGAGGAAAATCGTCCTGATTGGGTCAAAGAATTGCCGGGTCACCAGTTACAAGAAGCTGTAGCAGACGCCGTAGATGCTCATAAACAAGCCAAAGCCAATATCGGGAATGCCTCTTTTAAGTCTTGTCGCGCTTTTGATCAAGTGATTAAATTCAAGGTAGGTAATTTCAAGAACGGGACTTGGTATTGTCAGGCAACTAAAGGACTTGAGTTCAAATCAGCCGAAAAAATCCCACAGCAATGCCGTTATGGAACTCAACTTCTTTATCAGAAAGGCTTATGGTTTGGAGTTTTTCCTGAATATCGAGAACCTACGGAAACTTCCCAGACGGGAGTGATTGCTTTAGATCCAGGAGTTCGCAGTTTTTTAACGGGCTATGATGGGTCAACGATTTTAGAGATTGGTAAGAACGACATCGGCAGAATCAATCGACTCTGTACGCATCTTGACAATCTAATGAGTAAAATTGCTAGATCTGACCACAAGCGTCAACGTTATCAAATGCGTAAAGCAGCGACCAGGATTCGTGGCAAAATCCAAAACTTAATTAAGGATTTACATAACAAATCAGCATCTTTTTTGGTAAAAAATTACAAATTAATCTTTTTGCCGACT
- a CDS encoding CheW domain-containing protein, with amino-acid sequence MVGNPDFNIGSEAAEFQEIQTPEGELYLRFYISSGDEFALPATGIREVIEAGSEEITPIPNVSPFLLGTLNLRGRVIWVADLGQLLGDVSPLKTDRSEIPVIAVEDSDIILGLAVDRIGDTDWLDVKSLIQPNSVTETMRPFLRGEWVFGEESQRILRLLDQGEILRPKHWAS; translated from the coding sequence ATGGTAGGAAATCCGGATTTCAACATAGGCAGTGAAGCGGCAGAATTTCAGGAGATTCAAACACCTGAAGGTGAGTTATATCTAAGGTTCTATATATCTTCTGGGGATGAGTTTGCTTTACCCGCCACAGGGATTCGCGAGGTGATCGAAGCTGGATCTGAAGAAATTACTCCCATTCCCAATGTATCTCCTTTTCTGTTGGGGACATTAAATTTACGGGGCCGCGTGATTTGGGTGGCGGATCTCGGGCAATTACTTGGGGATGTCAGTCCGTTAAAAACGGATCGCTCAGAAATTCCTGTGATTGCAGTTGAAGACTCAGACATTATACTAGGATTAGCGGTTGACCGAATTGGAGATACAGACTGGCTGGATGTAAAGTCTTTAATTCAGCCGAATTCTGTTACTGAAACGATGAGGCCGTTTCTCCGAGGTGAATGGGTATTTGGTGAAGAGTCCCAAAGGATTCTCCGATTGCTGGATCAAGGAGAGATTCTCCGCCCAAAACATTGGGCAAGCTAA
- a CDS encoding IS607 family transposase — protein MKYVTPREASESLGVAISTLRRWDKQGKIKSIRTPGGQRRFAIVEYEQDAKPTICYARVSSYSQRDDLSRQVEFLRHAYPSSEIVQEIGSGLNFKRKKLIAILERIYRADVGCLVCAYPDRIVRFGFPLIEWLCDQAGCKLVVLNQRNLSPERELVEDILSILHCFSARLYGLRKYKKQVEKVLQEKSQKLNDETDSECRQENPNISL, from the coding sequence ATGAAATATGTTACGCCCAGAGAAGCATCTGAATCTCTTGGAGTTGCCATTAGTACATTGCGGCGATGGGACAAACAAGGAAAAATCAAGTCCATCCGAACCCCAGGGGGGCAGCGCCGATTTGCAATTGTTGAGTACGAGCAGGACGCGAAACCAACTATTTGCTATGCAAGAGTCTCTAGTTATTCCCAGCGAGATGACTTGTCTAGACAAGTTGAATTTTTGCGCCACGCATATCCGTCATCTGAAATTGTTCAAGAAATTGGCTCCGGACTCAATTTTAAGCGGAAAAAACTTATCGCCATTTTGGAGCGAATCTACCGGGCTGATGTCGGATGCCTTGTCTGCGCTTACCCCGATAGAATCGTCCGATTTGGATTCCCGCTTATTGAGTGGTTATGCGACCAAGCTGGATGCAAACTCGTGGTTCTTAATCAACGTAATCTCTCTCCAGAAAGAGAACTCGTTGAAGATATCCTGTCCATCCTCCATTGCTTTTCTGCAAGGCTATACGGACTGCGAAAATACAAAAAACAAGTTGAAAAAGTGCTTCAAGAAAAAAGCCAGAAACTCAACGACGAAACGGACTCAGAATGCCGTCAAGAGAATCCGAATATATCCCTGTAA
- a CDS encoding methyl-accepting chemotaxis protein, which translates to MELSTDYANDYAKAYTAYENGDYSTAAEIINGLVDHFQDDPNLWLLQGHIYYGLEQYDVARERYEYVLSLTEDPALVEEATNWLAYSEQYANQAGLLSSDMSTEEYPQGLHDLTSYNENSLEDLNDLEHDVPYLQEDPAASLNSHDYSLDELDPLAETGDYSLDELDPLAETGDYSLDELDPLAETGDYSLDELDPLPENIDYDLEESESFSENGVEFPQQAHSVVLNDAQQFEELESPAQNEAPENIEIAQDPDLVTDVLENMGGSVFHAVASDPSEDLELQTAEFAPVFDQDMDGEFIPDEDYDELAQDNPFNTSGSFTLDDRDSEAFEDDPFAIDEELLAAVEETEWANSGLTDLPDFLPTEEMPDLLGESDEENEEVPDLSPQPQAGILDDSEAEEVEDFDDAFDDFDDAFAFDDREYEEYEEYEEYEEVKSGELEPESLEPISASNAARSSEEISPSPGLMSEPENLESVSDDDFPEDAFADDDDFFQMDEPEIINGSRPHEFMDEEEDLMGEGATLLMGTQELESRASQAMLHPQRSANESSKIQLSLSNEASPFSNTDKSSAKPATFNSKSSNNGKGEISSFALDDDEFDAAFDEDDLADSAYGVSSRHHVDFLDNWDDDFDVDKLHNFDLPEDTSGAMTSGSAFDFTSGDPSAAAILDDNLVFADGTEGSVIRDEEIFSITGTGDHVPPLPLESPSIEVSSSSSDGTLLSFLDNAPLKQKQIWISLIGGAAAALAVATVSYSTSQVEGRQLRDALMTGAALTSSFLTTFSLGRWTAEHMRRSTEDLIKQFDAMSDGNLNVSTRVYSEDELGELATKFNLMSRIMLSTTRDAQRRAEEMEEAKEDLQRQVIRLLDDVEGAARGDLTVAAEVTANVLGAVADSFNLTIQNLREIVVQVKLAARQVTQGANDSEKFARNLAANALREAEELAATLNSVQVMTDAIQRVAEAAREAEAVAKDASNAAIKGGEAVDQTVGGILEVRETVAETTRKVKRLAESSQEISRIVALINAIAGRTNLLALNASIEAARAGEAGKGFAIVADEVRQLADRSAKALKDIEQIVMQIQGETNSVMTAMEEGQQQVIKVTQLSEQAKQSLDNIIQVTNRIDVLVRAITADTVEQNEVARAVSQVMQAVEHTAQETSQESQKVSISLQNLVGVARDLLTSVERFRVDTGERAHRGFGAD; encoded by the coding sequence ATGGAATTAAGCACTGATTATGCAAACGACTATGCGAAAGCATATACAGCATACGAGAATGGTGACTACTCAACGGCGGCTGAAATTATCAATGGATTAGTAGATCATTTTCAAGATGATCCAAATTTATGGCTGCTTCAAGGTCATATTTATTATGGATTGGAGCAGTACGATGTCGCACGAGAACGCTATGAATATGTCCTCAGTTTGACTGAAGATCCCGCCCTGGTCGAGGAAGCCACCAACTGGTTGGCTTACAGTGAGCAATATGCCAATCAAGCTGGGTTGCTGTCTTCTGATATGTCTACAGAAGAATACCCGCAAGGACTACACGATTTAACCTCATATAATGAAAACTCTTTAGAGGATCTGAATGATTTGGAACACGACGTTCCTTACCTTCAAGAAGATCCAGCCGCTTCGCTCAACAGCCATGACTATAGTCTAGATGAACTAGATCCATTGGCCGAAACCGGGGACTATAGTCTAGATGAACTAGATCCATTGGCGGAAACCGGGGACTATAGCCTAGATGAACTAGATCCATTGGCCGAAACCGGGGACTATAGCCTAGATGAACTGGATCCCCTGCCAGAGAACATCGATTACGACTTAGAGGAATCCGAATCATTCTCAGAAAACGGTGTCGAATTTCCGCAACAAGCTCACTCTGTGGTTCTCAATGATGCCCAGCAATTTGAGGAACTGGAATCTCCAGCACAAAATGAAGCCCCAGAAAATATAGAGATTGCCCAAGATCCCGACCTCGTGACTGATGTGTTAGAAAACATGGGGGGATCGGTGTTTCATGCGGTTGCCTCCGACCCATCAGAAGACTTGGAATTACAAACTGCTGAATTTGCCCCAGTCTTTGATCAGGACATGGATGGGGAATTCATTCCTGACGAAGATTACGACGAATTAGCTCAAGATAATCCATTTAATACGTCAGGAAGTTTTACTTTAGATGATCGAGACAGCGAAGCCTTTGAAGATGATCCATTTGCGATTGATGAAGAACTACTGGCGGCTGTTGAAGAAACTGAATGGGCCAATTCAGGCTTAACGGATTTACCAGACTTTTTACCGACAGAAGAAATGCCTGATTTGCTCGGTGAATCTGATGAAGAAAATGAAGAAGTCCCTGACTTATCTCCCCAGCCACAAGCAGGAATCTTAGATGATTCCGAGGCAGAAGAAGTCGAAGATTTTGACGATGCATTTGATGATTTTGATGATGCTTTTGCCTTTGATGATCGAGAATATGAAGAATATGAAGAATATGAAGAATATGAAGAGGTCAAAAGCGGCGAATTAGAACCAGAATCCTTAGAACCTATCTCGGCGAGTAATGCCGCTAGATCCTCTGAGGAAATTTCCCCATCTCCAGGGTTGATGTCCGAGCCGGAAAATTTAGAGTCCGTCTCTGATGATGATTTTCCTGAAGATGCCTTTGCTGATGATGACGATTTTTTCCAAATGGACGAACCAGAAATTATTAATGGTTCACGACCCCATGAATTCATGGATGAGGAAGAGGATTTGATGGGTGAAGGGGCGACTTTGTTAATGGGAACTCAAGAATTAGAATCCCGAGCCTCTCAAGCGATGTTGCATCCGCAACGCTCCGCGAACGAATCTTCTAAAATTCAGCTTTCTCTGTCGAACGAAGCCAGTCCATTTAGCAATACGGACAAATCCTCCGCCAAACCAGCAACGTTTAATTCTAAATCTTCTAATAATGGCAAAGGCGAAATCTCTAGTTTTGCTTTAGATGATGATGAGTTTGATGCTGCTTTTGATGAGGATGATTTGGCCGATTCAGCATATGGTGTATCCTCTCGCCATCATGTTGACTTTTTAGATAATTGGGATGATGACTTTGATGTAGACAAATTACATAATTTTGATCTCCCAGAAGATACCAGTGGAGCGATGACCAGTGGTAGTGCATTTGATTTTACTTCTGGAGATCCTAGCGCGGCAGCAATTTTGGATGATAATTTAGTCTTTGCCGATGGTACTGAGGGTTCTGTCATCCGGGATGAGGAAATTTTTAGTATTACCGGCACAGGAGATCACGTCCCACCCCTGCCCTTAGAGAGTCCATCAATAGAAGTCTCCAGTAGTAGCTCGGACGGGACATTGCTCAGTTTTTTGGACAATGCGCCGCTCAAACAAAAACAAATCTGGATTTCTTTGATTGGTGGGGCAGCAGCAGCTTTGGCGGTGGCTACAGTTTCGTATAGTACGTCTCAAGTTGAAGGGCGTCAACTCAGAGATGCGCTGATGACCGGGGCGGCGCTTACTTCCAGTTTTTTAACCACATTTAGTCTGGGTCGTTGGACGGCGGAACATATGCGGCGTTCCACTGAAGACTTGATTAAGCAATTCGATGCCATGTCTGATGGAAATCTGAATGTTTCCACTCGTGTTTATTCCGAAGATGAACTCGGTGAGTTGGCGACTAAATTTAATCTTATGTCTCGGATCATGCTCAGTACGACCCGAGATGCACAGCGGCGGGCGGAAGAAATGGAGGAAGCTAAGGAAGATTTACAGCGTCAGGTGATTCGACTGCTCGATGATGTGGAAGGAGCGGCTCGTGGAGATTTAACGGTGGCCGCAGAGGTGACGGCGAACGTGCTGGGTGCGGTGGCGGACTCTTTTAACTTGACGATTCAAAACTTGCGGGAAATTGTGGTTCAGGTGAAGTTGGCGGCGCGACAAGTGACCCAAGGAGCCAATGATAGTGAGAAATTTGCCCGTAATTTAGCCGCGAATGCTTTGCGGGAAGCGGAAGAATTAGCGGCGACCCTGAATTCGGTTCAGGTGATGACTGATGCGATTCAACGGGTGGCGGAAGCAGCTAGAGAAGCGGAGGCGGTGGCCAAAGATGCTTCCAATGCCGCCATCAAAGGTGGGGAGGCTGTTGACCAGACGGTGGGTGGGATTCTGGAAGTTCGAGAAACGGTGGCGGAAACGACCCGGAAAGTGAAGCGGCTGGCAGAATCTTCTCAGGAAATTTCTAGGATTGTGGCTTTGATTAACGCGATCGCTGGTCGAACAAACTTACTAGCCTTGAATGCGAGTATTGAAGCGGCTCGTGCCGGTGAAGCGGGAAAGGGTTTTGCCATTGTGGCTGATGAGGTGCGACAGTTGGCCGACCGTTCAGCCAAGGCTCTGAAAGATATTGAGCAAATTGTGATGCAAATTCAGGGGGAAACCAACTCCGTGATGACGGCGATGGAGGAAGGTCAACAACAGGTGATTAAAGTAACCCAGCTTTCCGAACAAGCCAAGCAATCCCTGGACAATATTATTCAAGTGACGAATCGGATTGATGTTCTGGTGCGAGCGATTACGGCGGATACGGTGGAGCAAAATGAAGTGGCTCGTGCGGTATCTCAGGTGATGCAAGCCGTTGAACATACGGCACAGGAAACTTCTCAGGAATCTCAGAAAGTGTCGATTTCTCTCCAAAATCTGGTGGGTGTCGCGAGAGACCTCTTAACTTCTGTGGAGCGTTTCCGGGTAGATACTGGAGAGCGAGCCCATCGAGGCTTTGGGGCTGATTAG
- a CDS encoding response regulator transcription factor, with protein MSNVLVVEDSLTQREMITDLLKKSGLTVTVATDGLEALETIQAQPPDIVVLDIVMPRMNGYEVCRRLKSDPKTQHILVVMCSSKGEEFDRYWGMKQGADAYIAKPFQPTELVGTVKQLLRG; from the coding sequence ATGAGCAACGTTCTAGTTGTGGAAGACAGTCTGACGCAACGGGAGATGATCACAGACCTCCTGAAAAAGAGTGGTTTAACCGTCACAGTCGCGACAGATGGGTTGGAAGCCTTGGAAACAATCCAAGCTCAACCGCCAGATATAGTGGTTTTAGACATTGTGATGCCCCGGATGAATGGTTATGAAGTCTGTCGGCGGTTGAAATCTGACCCTAAAACCCAACATATCCTCGTGGTTATGTGTTCATCCAAAGGGGAAGAATTCGATCGCTATTGGGGGATGAAGCAAGGCGCTGATGCTTATATTGCTAAACCCTTTCAACCAACTGAGCTAGTGGGAACTGTCAAACAGCTACTACGAGGGTAA